TCTGCTTGCCCGGGGACACTTGGCAAAGGGCTACCTATTTAGACACCTTGAGGCAAGCTGGCTTGAGCAGAAATGTGTGTTTTGTATGGTACTAGTGCCGTTCAAAGCACGTACCCTAAAATGAAGATTTGATAGAGTCAGCATTTCAGAGCTCGTAGAAGGGGCTGTTCACGCTGTTCCTTCTCCGATTGAGAAACTGACATTTATATGCAGGACTCTTGGAAGGTGAAGAACTGTGCCAGCTCACCTATGGCTCAGTGCAGAGCATAATCCCAAGTAGAAGTAGTGGTAGGAGGACATCTTTAACAAGAGCCCTGACTTTAAGTTACACACTCCCAGCAATAAGTAGTAAGCAACACAGAATGGCCAGCGGTGCTAGGAGACCGGACCAGAGGAAGAGAGGGTTTTGAATACATTGGCGggggggcttcctggagaaagGAGTGTGAGCCCGTGTCACGGCTGGCCGATGGCGTGGCCACAACTGCAGCGGCGCTGCTCTTCTCGCTGTGACACGTTATGTCTTAGCTCTGGCAGGTGCAAAGGGGCTCAGaatgtctctttccttttctcataaCTACTTTTTACCTAaagcttttctctttgctttacCGGACTTAGAAagtaatgattttcttaaaataacctTTTCTGGATTGCTTGAAACTAATGGTTTCTAACTCACTGTCTGTCACTTGAGCCCAGGGGGTAGGCCTCACTCGACCCTGACTTACCTAATGACTCCGGCTCGCCTCAGGGAGCGGGGATGTTTGCTTCTCCTTAGAATATTGATATaattgttctgtttgttttccttttacccCATCTGATTTCTGTTACTGTAGTTTTTTTTTGACAGCTTTTAGAATTACTAATTTGTATGCCTTTGTAGAAATCATTATTATAGTTAGTGTCAGAGGGATCATGTTTTGAGATACAAAGTGTCCCAGAGCCTTGCACTTACTGAAAGAGTTCTGTTTTACAATAAAACCTTCATTTTCTGCAACTCCTGTGTCTTTGAATGgccatttttttcagttaattaaaAGTTTGATCTGAGCTACATGAATACTGTTTTTCAAGGAAATCTTTGCCAGACATacagtggatttttttcttcagcttgATTGAGTACAATTGACAGCaggatatttactttttttctgtttacttttctgCTCTCTTAAACAAAACatacttaatataatttaattttgtttttatgacaaAGAGTCCTAATTCTCATGTTCAACGGTTATGATAACTGAGAACGAGAACACTGTTCAGAGTCTGTGTTAGAGGCGCAAACTGCAGGCCGCGGGCCAGATCCCACCCGCCAGCTGTGTGAATCAGGTTCTTGGGACACAGCCACACCGTTGGTTATACATCGTCTGGCAGCTTTGGCGTGACCAAGGCAGTTGAGTAGTTGCCGCAGAAACCCTGTGGCCCACGGAGTTTAAGATACTTTCTCTGTCAATATTTACCGAAATGCACAGGGAAGTTTTGCTGACCCTTGACCTAGAATGTTAGAGCTACAGGAAATGTATCCAACCCACGTACGTTATCTGAGGAGCCAGGGTAGGGGACGCTGTGACCTTCAGTGTCCTGTTTTActgagggggtgtggggggttgTGGCTTCTCCTCGCTGCCCGGGCTTGGGCAGTGGGGCTGCTCTACCTCTGTCTCAGCTCCCGCCTCTTCCTCAGTCACCACGGCCGCTCGCCATGGCTCCATTGCTGTCGCAGCCCCTGGTGAGGTCtgctctttccttgtcttttcccccctttttgtcTGTTACAGCTTCTTCCGTGCTTTTTTGTTTGGCTCCAAAATAACTAGCTAGAAAGCCTTCTAATAGATATCATACATACCCCTTTTGTGTGGTCAGTTCACTCTATGTGATGCGGAGGGGTAAAGCCTTTGCATCTGAGGTTTTCCTAACCTTTTTAAGTTATTCCTGGGTGTTTAGTGCTTCTGTCAgagatattttgaatttttttttctttttttaagcaagcTGTATGCCAAACACGAcccttgagattaagagttgcatgctctaggggcgcctgtgtggctcagtctgttaagtgtctgacttgatctcacgttttgtgagttcgagccccacatagggctctgtgctgatagtgggaggctggagcctacttcagattctgtgtctccccctctctctctgcccttccctgctcacactgtttctctcaaaaataaataaaacattaaaaaaaaaaagttgtgtgctctaccagttgagccagccaggcaccccctcccttttattttacttaagattttatttatttatttatttgtttgtttgtttgttcatttattttaagaatgaaaagtaTACCCAttgattttttaaggtttattatttacttagaaCTGGAGAGAGCAAAtgaaggagggtcagagggagagaggaaatcccaagcaggctctccagaggcagagcccaaggtggggcttgaactcaccaaccatgagatcatgacctgagctgaagttggacacaaccaattgagccacccaggcacccctaaattttaatttctacacccaacatagggctcaaacctacaatcctcagatcaagagttgctttcCTTACTGACTGAACTAGCCAGGCACCTGATGTTTCTTATGGGTGTAATATTTCCTTTCTAACTGTATGAGAAATGAATCTTGCTTATGAacggtttttattattttaggctGTTGCAAAAATGGTTCAACAGTGCTGTACTTACGTTGAGGAAATCACGGACCTTCCCATCAAACTTCGATTAATTGATACTCTGCGAATGGTTACAGAAGGAAAGGTAAGTTTTCCGTTGGCATGACTCACAGCGGAAAGTGCTATCGTATCTGTATTCAGAGCATCTTAGATATGCAGATGTTAGatcaatatgtatatattttttaaggtgaCAACATAGGTCATCACCTTGATTCCGCCATAATCTTTGTACGTTTTCTTTGTAGTATCTTCCCGTtcacaaatgaatatatttcacTAGTGGCGGTCTTGCTATATCGAGATTTTTTTTCGGGAATTAGTGATCTTCTTCCAAATTTACATGTGGCAGTAATTAAAGATAAAGTTAATTCTTCACCCTGGCCTAGATCTGCTTGAGAAATCTATGCTGGGGATAGCTAAAGTTTCACTCTACTATTTAAATTaatagaggggctcctgggtggctcagtcagttaagcgtccgtctcttggtttccgctcaggtcatgatctcatggttcctgaaatGGAGTCCttcattgggctccgtgctgagtgtggagcctgcttgagatcttctctctccctctctctctgccccctcccgctCACATGCACCTGCAcgaactctctctctttcaaaataaatggaccttaaaaaaaaaaagaaaaagagtatggggtacctggccggctcagttggtagagtatgtgactcttggaGTTGTGACTTCCAGCCCCGTGTTGAGTGTAGGGTTTACTTAAaagtaagaggggtgcctgggtggcttagttcgttaagcatctgagcCGATTTctgctttggtcatgatctcgtggttcgtgcaTTAAGCCCCGTGTCcggtgctgacagtacagagcctgcttgggctcctgtcttctcctctctctgccccttccctgcttgtgctcgctcgctctcaaaacaaatgaacttaaaaaaaaagttagagtaTTTGCAGTgtaagcttaatttttttaatttcgcTCTCTTACCAGaatctatttgtatttcttttgatgccttttttttccttctaatcttGTTTCTCTAAGAAGGGCAAGTATAACACGGCGACTgaggtgtatatatatttttttctggacagATTTTTGTGATTTGAGGACAAAGATTTAGCTTATATTTAACTTCTTGGGCCTTGGTTTGACTGTCACTTcagttcagtaaatgttaatggAGCACCTGTGCTGTGCCAGCTCCAGAACGAACATGACAGTGTTCTTTACCACCTCAAAGAGATCCATCATGAAAATAGCGCTGTGCGGTGTCCTGACACTGGCGGTGTGTCTCCTggtcccagagcctggaggcagggTATGATGGCCGAGCTGGCTTTTTGAGAATGAATagaaatatggggcacctgggtggctcagctggtttagcagcccactcttgatttcagctcaggtcatgatctcacaggtcatgagttcaagccccacgtcagactctgcattgacagtgtggaactagcttgggattctctctccccttctttgccCCTTCtgcactctctttgtctctttctctttcaaaataaatacagtttttggggtgccagggtggtgcactcagttaagcatccaacttcagctcaggtcataatctctctgtgagtttgagccccgcatcagactctgtgctgacagctctgagcctggagcctgctctggattctgtgtctcgctctctctctgcccctcccctgctcattctctgtctctctctcaaaataaagacatttttaaaaattacaaataaataaataaagtttaaaaatattttaaataaagttttttaaaaagaataggggcgcctgggtggctcagtcggttgagcgtctggcttcagctcaggtcatgatctcacagtttgtggggtcgagccccacgtcaggctctgtgctgacagctcagagcctggagcctgcttctgattctgtgtgtccctctctctctctgaccctccccttctcatgctgtctctctctgtctctcaaaaataagtaaaaaacgttaaaaaaatttttaaaaaaagaatagaaatttgggggtgcctgggtgattgagtcagttgaatgtccaactcttgatttcagctctagtcGTGATCCCATGATCTGGGGGCAGGATCAGGCTCACGTGACAGctctgcatagagcctgcttggaattctctccttttctccctttccttccccaactTATATgctttctatgtctctcaaaataaataaatgttactccaaaaaatagaaattcacagagctagagcatAGGGAGAATGGCAATTTAGACATAGGGGAAATTCTATCAAAGTAAGAAACACACGGAATGTTTAGGAAAGTAAAAGTAGTTTGTTATTCTTGGAGGTTAAGGTTttggggggtggagtggggaaagGGTTGCTGCAGAGCAAAGGCTAAAGGACCAGCAAGCCAAGGCACGAAAATTAGTTCCCTAGACTCAATTAGGTGATAggtctattttttatgtttaatttattggCAGTTACATCATCTTACATGACTTATAGTTACAAAAAATGCTcataactttaatatttttaagatgaaatctttttagtgtttcttttttttttttttaagtaagctctgtgcccaacatgggacttgaacttatgaccccaaagtcaagagttgcatactctactgactgacccaatcaggcgcccctcaaataattctttttttttttaatgttttatttatttttgatacagagagagacagagcatgagagggggaggggtagagagagaaggagacacagaaccggaagcaggctccaggctctgagctagctgtcagcacagagcctgacgcggggctcgaacccacgaatgtgagatctgacctgagccgaagccagaggctcaaccaactgagccacctaggcgccccaaataattcttttaaagacactgttctggggtacctgggtggctcagtcggttaagccttcggcttcggctcaggtcatgatctcatgatttgtgggtttgagccctatgttgggctctgtgccgacagctcagggcctggagcctgcttcggattctgtgtctccctctctttctgcccctcccctgctcgtgctatctctctctatcgctcaaaaataaatttaaaagaacatttggggggaaaaaatttttttttttttaaataaaggcactGTTCTATTTTCTGTGCTATTTAACGTAGCATGTGGTTCTGTTACTTGTTACAAACAATGATTTCATATTTAGGTTCTCAAAGCAAAGCTACAGAATATGGATAATGTTTTATAGAGacattttcctaaaaaattaCATGATTGTGAAATGTAAAATCACATAGCTGTATCTGTACACGGAGGGTAAAGTGCACGATCGTTGAATGAAAGCACTAGGAGGCAGGGTTTGAGTCGTAGTTCAAGTCTACATTTAACATTCTAACGCAtttgggggcacctcagtggctcagtcggttgagtgtcccactcttttgttgttgttctttttaaatgtttaatttagagagagagagagagagagagagcatgaacgggggaggggcagagagggaggacacaggatctgaagcagactccaggctctgagctgttagcacatggaccaaagttggatgcccaaccaaccgagccatccaggagccccgtGAGCGTccccctcttgattttggttcaggtcatgatcccagggtcatgggattgagccccacatctagcgtcacgctgagcatggagcctgcttgagcttctttctctctttccccctgcctctcttcctcactcatttgttctctctcaagtaaaattaggggcccctgggtggctcagttggttaagtgtcccgctCGTGACTtgggctcatggttcatgagttccagtcctgcattagtctctgcactgacagcgcggagcccacttgggattctctgatttagtctctctctttctgcccctcccctgctcatgtgcttgctcactctcaaaaataaacatttaaaaaatttcttaacacATGTCTGTGAGAATCTTCATAACACAAATTTCTCATGTTTGTAGATTTATGTTGAAATTGAGCGTGCTCGACTGACTAAAACATTAGCAACTATAAAGGAGCAAAATGGTGACGTGAAAGAGGCGGCCGCCATTTTACAAGAGTTACAGGTAAGGAGTTGTATTTAGAATGTGCAAATCATGCAAATTTCGCCCTCCGTGTTTCATGTAGGTTGCTGAGTTTGGCACCTGATCCCTTCTTCAGAGCTACCAAGGTCAAGGGCGAGTGCAGTGGAGTGTGAGGTTCAGATACCTGCGAATTACATCATTAATAATCGCAGCCCAACTTAACTGCTAAAAAACGTTTTGAACAGAAGTTAGAATCAGTGAATCCGTCTTGACTGTGTGCCATTATTTTAACATGTTCATTATCTCGTTGGAAGTCAAATCAGTAATTCGTGTACTATTTACTGCTGCTTTAGGGATTTGCATTTAATCATTagcttcattttaaatgaatcctTGATTTATGGTCAATCTCTAGACTAAATTggtttaacaaagaaaaattgcctcatttttttttcataatattttattgtcaaattgttttccatacaacacccagtgctcttcccctcaagtgccctccaccatcaccaccacctgtcttcccccctcccccctcccccccaaaattgcCTCATAATTTGCTGTTTCAGGACATGTTTTTAGGAGAGAACTTAAAATGAGACAGCAAGGAGCTAAGAAATCTGAGAAAAGCCAGACTCACTCACTAAAAAAAAGTACCTGAACCACACTCAGACTTTTGCTTATAATTTTGGCCCATTAAGTTAAATTGCTTATTCTGATTTTTCAGTCATGCGCCATTTTACCCAAAGGAAGGGACACAGCAACACTGGGAGCACCTCGTGTGTTCTGTGTTGTCTTCGTGCTTTTTCCAAACATGTCTTGTGTTCTCTGGACACTTTATCTTACTTAGCGTTCACACACAATACTATTTTCATCCCCATTTTTCTGCCaaggaaactgaaacttaaaaGGATTAGGTGATGTGCCTAAAGTCACTGCCAAGAAGGGGTAGAGTTCAGTCAGATTCATACTAGTTCTGTTTGACTTcagacttcttttcttcctcttaaataAAAGACTGTATTTTTTGGAGCAGTATTAGGTTCACAGAAAGTTGAGTGGCAAGTACAGAGTCCCGTATATGCCCtggcgccccccccccttcctcttctcccagcATCTCGATCCAGAATGGTGCCCTAGTTACAGTCGAACCCGTATCAGCACCTGATCACCCAAAGTCTGTGGTTTGCCGTCAGGTTCTCCGTTGATGTCGTACGTTCTGTGGATTTTATGGACGATGACGTGTGTGCGTCAGTGTGCCGCCACACAAAATCGTTTCACCGCCCTAAAAATTCTCTAagcctcccttttcctccctcgccccccgccccctggcaACCACAGATCTTCCTGCCGGCCCCATAGTTCTGTCCTTCCACCGGGAGGACTATGTGCCTCATGATTCAACATCCTCTGGAATATTCTTGCCAACAAGTTTCACCTCAATTATATAAAGCTTCTAGATGTAACTCCCAGTTTACAAGATATTCTAGGGACAGAGGAGCCTATTCAATGACACCACAGGGATGCGATCAGCAATAATCTAGACTGCAGGATGCTCTAGGATGCTTGGCTCGGTTGTTGTCAATGATAAATGGCAAGGAAAGAAGAAGCTTATCTACCAGGTGCAAAGTATGAGCTTTATTTGGATTCTGATTTAACTAAATGAGATATTGAGGACTGACTAGAGTGATCTAAAGAATTTGTAGGtaccatttgttttcagtttatcttttagaaatacataCGGAAATACAGGTAATATGTTACCTGAAATTCGCTTCACACGCACAGTGagtgaaaatacacaaatgaaacATCGATGGTTCATTGtatgagtttttattttccttaatataaaattacaaagaagaccatgaaataaaaaccttttttagaTCTAATAATAATAGCCtcactttatcttattttattgttccacattttataaattcatttgcAGTGTATGTACACcaagtattaaaaatgtttttcaaagtatttggCATAATTGATTTCCGGTGTTGTCTGTCGTATATTAACTGTAATTCTACACTCTGCCTCCGTTAGGACTCATCTCAGCCTTGTTATCTGAATTGTAAGAAGACCagtacctcttttttttctgtaattttttttttactttataaatagaACGCCTGCAAGTGGCATCATGTTCTGGTTTCACAATTGTAATTTCCTCACTGGccatgaggaaaatgcaaattaaaaccgcAGCGAGATACccctacacacctattagaatagctAAGACTAAAAATACGGACACTGTCAGGCGCTGGCAGGACGCGGAGTGGTGAGAGCCCGCCTCCATTGCTGAAGGGGATGAAAAATGGCGCAGTCACTCTGGGAAGcattttggtccttccttccttccttccttccttccttcctttccttctttcattctctccctctttccttctccttctccttcccttcccctctcctccacctctgccatccctttccctcccttcacttcccttcccttctttccctggcATCGTCTCACCATTGGCATTACCAGCACTGCCCACGGTGCCATCCACAAACCACCGTGAGGAGCCATCACCTTCAGTTTGGCGGTTGCTTATGAAGTGAATGTATGCGCTCCAGACGACCGAGTAGTCCCACGTCTtgtgcccaagagaaatgaaaccttACGTTCACGCTCAGCTTGTCCACTAATGTTCAGAGTAGCCTTGTTTGTGGGGATACAGGATGGAGTCAGGCCATCTGTCCTTCAGTAGGGAGCGGAGAGGCCAGTCCCTCCACACGGGGGAATACTACGCAGCCGTAAAAAGGGGCAGGCCTGTTTCAGATCACCGGCTGTCAGCTGTCGAGGTTCAACGTGGGGAAAGATTGTGACTGCAAAGGGGTGGGGGTAGCATGAGGAAGTTTTTTGGACTGAAAGTTCTGTCCTGTGTCTTGATTGTGATGGTGGTTAAACCACACGGGTTAACTACACAGTTCTATAGTTAACTCCGTAGGTGAAAATTCAAAGAACATTTCATACCAGAAGAAAAAAGTAcccatttattatatattttttaaaattataatttctggAGGGAACTAGCTTTttatatcctcaccaatactctCAGTGTGCGAGAAGGTTCTTATTATTCAACAgatgtgaatattttaatatacttaattttgcaatttttaaaacttatcaaACAAACTTATTTGGGAACTTTGCTAGGTGGAAACCTATGGgtcaatggaaaagaaagagcGAGTGGAGTTTATTTTGGAGCAGATGAGGCTCTGTCTAGCTGTGAAGGATTACATTCGAACACAAATCATCAGcaagaaaataaacaccaaatttttccaggaagaaaatacagaggTAAGCATGTCTCTTAACTACAAGTTCACTGTAgaagtatttggggaaaaaacGATCATCCCTAatttattttaccaatttttttcccccagaaattaaagttaaaatattataACTTAATGATTCAGCTTGATCAACATGAAGGGTCCTATTTGTCTATTTGTAAGCACTACAGAGCAATATACGACACTCCCTGCATCCAGGCAGAAAGTGACAAGTGGCAACAGGTAAGAATATATTCTTAAACTGGACAGTGATACTTACTAGGAagaatttgcatattttattttgaaataattttaagttcAGTAATTATAAGCAGTTGTATGGTGCTGCTTTCTATTCAGTGTGTTGATGATTTAGTTTACGGATTCAAGCAAAGTATAACAATACTCTAAATTCTTTATCACTTTTGAAGAATGTAggtttactatttaaaatatgtataccagcacctgagtggctcagtcggtagagcatgcagctcttgatccttgaggttttgagttcaagtcccacattggatatagagattacttaaaagacagggtgcctgaatggctcagtcagttaagcacttgagattcgtgggttcaagcattcaatttcggctcaggtcatgatctcgaggctcgtagattcgagccccatgtcgggctctgtgctgacagagcagagcctggagcctctttgagttctatgtctccctctctctctgcccttccctgcccctgcctcaaaaatataaataaacatttggggcgcctagatagctcagtcggttgagcatccaacttcagctcaggtcatgatctcacagctcgtgggttcgagccccacatctggctctatgctgacagctcggaacctggagcctgtggattctgtgtctccctctctgcccttcccccactctctctttctctgaaaaataaataaaactttaagaaacttttttaataaacattttaaaaggctaaaaataataatatgtatagCATGTCACTTGCTAAATAACCAAGGTTACAAGTAAAGATCTGGCActactttggaaaattatttcataagaCTCTTTAATATAGCTTACATGTATATTCCACATTTTTGCTAACTTGTTAcaagaactttttctttatacttttttcgCCAAAAAATGTCAGCCCAGGTAGTAATTCAGATTAGCAAGAATTTACGTACTTGTTTTAGAAAAACTTACTGTGACaggaagccactgtggaaagatCTGCTTGGTAGGGTGTTTATTCCCTAAGACTTCAGAGTACCGTATCAAACGTGAATATAGACAATTCTCTCATGATTTTTCTTTAGTTCCTGCCAAAGTTTCTAAGCTTATATATAATCCATTGTGTTATACAACATTTGTAGGCTCTGAAAAGTGTTGTCCTGTATGTGATCTTGGCTCCTTTTGACAATGAACAGTCAGATTTGGTTCACCGAATAAGTGGTGACAAGAAGTTAGAAGAAATTCCTAAATACAAGTAAGTACGCTGATAGGGAATGTAGTTCATCTCAGCAGAAATGCCATTGTGAAAAAAAGTTGGCTAACCTGAGTGTACACCTTCGTCATTGGTGCTGGTAGATGGTGTTGGTAATAAAACCAGAGTTCATAAAGTAGTGAAATGTGTTTTCACGCTGCATTTGAAATTAATGAGGTTATAACACGCTTCATTCTAAACCACTTATCAAGTAGAAGTTGCATTTCAAGCCCACTTTAGCAGCTTCTGGTTAATTAACCATTTGATAAAGTTTTAGTATTAGTAATTTGGGGCTTCGTGATTTTCAGGAGTACGTACAGTATAAAACAGACCTGTGCTTCGTAAGCACAGTGGGCTCTTATTTAAaagctggggtttttttcctttatctgtcTCATTAGTAAGTTTACATTAATTATTCCAGAAACTGGCAAATACATTGCAGGAGGGAGCGGGGAGGAATGCTCCTTTCggaattttaaatcttaaaaaaaaaaaagtcaacttgtATCttagtctaaaataaaaattcatataagTACAGGCTTTGCCACTTTTTAAGCCTTCGCTGTTACATTAGGTGAAACTTAGCTTTTACAGATTTGGGATATTAAGTTGTATACAATTTACAGGGATCTTTTAAAGCTGTTCACCACGATGGAGCTGATGCGCTGGTCCACACTTGTGGAGGACTACGGGCTGGAGTTAAGAAAAGGGTCCCCCGAGAGTCCGGCCACTGACGTGTTTGGTTCCACGGAGGAAGGTGAAAGGAGGTGGAAGGACCTGAAGAACAGAGTCGTTGAACATGTAAGAATCTGGTGTGGTCTCAGAAGAGTgcgcgactcttgatctcagggccatgagttcgagccctgtgttggccatggggattgcttaaaaaaataaatattgaagaaaaaaagaatcagacatATTAGAGTTGCCAGTCTGGAAGTAAACTTGGGCAAATTTGAGCataaactttgattttttaagtttgataGTCAGGCGTTTCTTTTGGAGGTTATGTCTTTAATTCTTTGCTTtagga
The genomic region above belongs to Suricata suricatta isolate VVHF042 chromosome 17, meerkat_22Aug2017_6uvM2_HiC, whole genome shotgun sequence and contains:
- the PSMD12 gene encoding 26S proteasome non-ATPase regulatory subunit 12 codes for the protein MADGGSERADGRIVKMEVDYSATVDQRLPECEKLAKEGRLQEVIETLLSLEKQTRTASDMVSTSRILVAVVKMCYEAKEWDLLNENIMLLSKRRSQLKQAVAKMVQQCCTYVEEITDLPIKLRLIDTLRMVTEGKIYVEIERARLTKTLATIKEQNGDVKEAAAILQELQVETYGSMEKKERVEFILEQMRLCLAVKDYIRTQIISKKINTKFFQEENTEKLKLKYYNLMIQLDQHEGSYLSICKHYRAIYDTPCIQAESDKWQQALKSVVLYVILAPFDNEQSDLVHRISGDKKLEEIPKYKDLLKLFTTMELMRWSTLVEDYGLELRKGSPESPATDVFGSTEEGERRWKDLKNRVVEHNIRIMARYYTRITMQRMARLLDLSVDESEAFLSNLVVNKTIFAKVDRLAGIINFQRPKDPNNLLNDWSQKLNSLMSLVNKTTHLIAKEEMIHNLQ